Genomic window (Gemmatimonadaceae bacterium):
ACGGCACCGGCGCGAGAAACGGCGTGTCGGTCTCGATCAGCACGCGGTCGTGCGGCAGGGCCTTCGCGACCCCGCGCAGCATCTCCGCGCTCCGGAACGTGACGATGCCCGAAAACGAGATGAAGAACCCCGCCGCCACGAGCTTCTCCGCCACGTCGAGCGACTCCGTGTACGAGTGCAGAATCCCGCGGGCGCCGCTGCGCAGCAGGATCTCGACGCAGTCATCCGTCGACTCGCGGTTGTGCACGATGATCGGCTTGCCGAGCTTCTTCGCGAGCGCGATGTGCCGTTCGAAGACGGCGATCTGCGTCTCGCGCGGCGAGTGCATGTAGTGATAGTCGAGCCCGCACTCCCCGATCGCGACGACCTTCGGATCGCCGGCCAGCCGTTCGATTTCCGCAAACGCGGCGTCGTCGCAGTCCTTCGCCTCGTGCGGATGAAACCCCACCGCGCACCAGACGTCGTCGCGCCCATTCGCCACCGCAATCGCCTGCGGCGCATCCTCCAGCTTCGTCCCCGGAACGACGAACCCCCGCACCCCGCCCCCGCGCGCGCGCTCCAGCACGGCATCGGCCGCGGACATCGTGAGGTGGCAGTGGGAGTCAGTGAACTTCACACCCGCTCCACCAGCATCGACAGCCCCATGCCGCCGCTGATGCAGAGCGTGGCGAGGCCGAGGCGTTTGTCGTGGGCTTGGAGGGCGTGGAGGAGCGTGGTCGTGATCCGGGCGCCGGTGGCGCCGATCGGGTGGCCGAGGGCGATCGCGCCGCCGTGGACGTTCAGCTTTGACGGATCGAAGTGCAGTTCGCGATCGCAGGCGATGACTTGGGCGGCGAAGGCTTCATTCAGTTCGATGAGGTCGATGTCGTCGAGCTTGATGCCGGTTTCGGCGAGGAGCTTGCGCGTTGCGGGGACCGGACCGATGCCCATGACCTTCGGATCGACGCCGGCCTGCGCGTAGCCGACGATCCGCGCCATCGGTTTCAGGTTATGCAGCTTGACCGTCG
Coding sequences:
- a CDS encoding TatD family hydrolase, which translates into the protein MKFTDSHCHLTMSAADAVLERARGGGVRGFVVPGTKLEDAPQAIAVANGRDDVWCAVGFHPHEAKDCDDAAFAEIERLAGDPKVVAIGECGLDYHYMHSPRETQIAVFERHIALAKKLGKPIIVHNRESTDDCVEILLRSGARGILHSYTESLDVAEKLVAAGFFISFSGIVTFRSAEMLRGVAKALPHDRVLIETDTPFLAPVPYRGKENEPAFVVKVAELLATLWQESLEYVAEKTTSNFERAFSVNLPR